Genomic segment of Hydra vulgaris chromosome 08, alternate assembly HydraT2T_AEP:
ATGAAATCTGTGATGGTGTAATAATTGATTGTAGTCCCTTGACGATGAAAATGTTGCTTTTTGTTTTCGCGATTATATGTTTTTATCCatgtatttaactttaattttatatcatataaatCTGCTTTACTACATTGAGAAATTTTTAGAAGTATTCTTTTTCTGatagtaaaaaattagaaaaatctagcaaagaaaacaaatatttttttattgagccAGATTTCAAAGTTTGGATTCAAGTTTTGGAATATAGATGTCCCGTATAGTTTCAATAGTGAAAAGGTTAGAAGCATTGTTAAAATGTGCAGTGCTAACTAACTGGAAATACCTCTGGACATCTCTTACTGTTCTGCAAGCAGATTCAGATACTCGTTTGTTATCAGGTccgattaaaaagtttttaaaattgtttaacaatatttcaatattagCATCAAGTTGCAATATGAAATTGTCTTCAGGTATATATAATTCATCACTGTCATCATCAGAACCTGAAGTGCTTAAATCTGACTCTGAAGCTATAGTAGAAGGAATATTAGCAATATAAGGTGTAGATGAAAGATTTAAACTTACTTCActgctaaaaataatttcagtaagaagagattttttttccaaaactatacttttattttcattaggcAAGGAATTTATATCACTAATGATATGaccaaaatttatattactGTCTGCATGATGCAATAAAGGCATACTAATATCATTGCTAGAACAAGTAGATGCACTTTTGCTTTcagttaaagaattttttttaaacaactgttTTGGAGAGGAAATGACATTTGGTGgcatattattaatattaattttgcttGCACtgttcaataactttttgtaaaatggATCACTAGATTTAAAATTGTGAACCCTTTTAAGATGGTTATCCATTCTTTTAACTGCAGCCATGCAATTTTGGTAAGGACACTGAAAAAGGATTTGTATATCAGAAGATCTTTTACGATGATTGAAGTAGGTAAGAGCTTTCTGTGCACTTTCTTTACTCCAAAAGTGGTTTAAGCGTTTGCTTTGTAAATGTCTTGAACAAATTGACAACTTCTTTAAAACAACCATCAACAGGACAtctatatgttttatgtttaaagaggctgaaataacaaatatattaaactattatttgtagaggttaaattttaaaaacttaattgattcctataatataattaatatttacttatataaatattttaatttacaaaactttttaaaataaaatctttatttcttatGACTCTTCCTGTAAAAAGTCTCAAAATCtttagtcaaaaatatttctGCACATTTTCAAGTAATTCTATAATAAAGGTCACAATTCAGACTTTTCTATATGATACAAGCACAATTTAAAGGTTTCTTTcaaaataactcttttttttgtttttcatcgGAAATTTCTTAAACACCACTAGTAAAGGTACCAAAACACTGGAATATAATataagtcaaaacaaaataataaaagtttctcATTAAAGGAAGTTAtggattatttaaataaaaagattagctaattttatcatattaaatCAATACATATGTGCTgctttctaaatttattttaaaaagtgagttaaaatttttgagtaaattttgAAAGCCTGTTAATCAattggtttgttttataaacaatgttttgttcTGTCACTTATATCATGCAACATAGTTAGATCAATTGtagattattaaaaagtataattaacaaaattaaaactaattaccTCCTCAAAAGTTCTAAAAACCGTCTAAAAAAgtgaatgtttaaattttataaaaaaataaaattacttttcaagcggagtttctttttttttactttctagcTTTTCCACTTTATTAGTCATCACCACTATCTTACCAGTCTgctcaaaataaatcaaattattgaaaattttacaatttattacagttatatgaaaacaaagataaataaagcataggaaactttaaaaacaattaggcaactataatttttttaagcatacAAACTTTGAAGGAACCCCAACATTAATAATCTTACAAACTTAATCCAAAGGAAATAACAAGAAataactcattaaaaaaatatcaccagcaacaataataataataaatatatatacaataacatatatacaacaataataataataaatatcaccagcaaaaataaaaatgccaaGTTCTGATTCTGAGGTGAtacaaatcattaaattataaaattagttaacCAATCCCTTTGTTGTTCCAAAATCTTAttcattaaattatatattcgcattagttaaaaaattacctCATATAATTCATCTTCAGAGGatctaaaaaatttgtttcttttattattatgctGTTCAACAACACATTACAAGGACACTGAAATTAACATTCATACATTTCACAGAGAGTTCCAGGTGAATAGTCTtctgttcattatttaaatatgcttCACAAGTCTGCACATAAATTTTGCcattacaattaataattttataaagtaaaatttaatataattattgccaaataaaatatttgatacgaaaaaaacaacaaaaacaaaaaaaacaacgcatatttaatacttttgttgtTTCCTTCATGCACATAGAATTACTATTGCCCTGATAAAAATGATTCATAaagctaaaatatatatatatatatatatatatatatatatatatatatatatatatatatatatatatatatatatatatatatatatatatatatatatatatatatatatatatatatatatatatatatatatatatatatatatatatatatatatatatatatatatatatatatatatatatatatatatatatatatatatatatatatgtgtatatatacaagATTTTTACAGATGATAATTTATTGAGACATAAAAATCtatgtttgtaaaaaagattaataaaaaacaataacaacttGTTAAACTAGCTGGTACCTTCTACCTAAAATTTCTCACTAtcagattgtaaaaaaaatattaacaaacttaaactataaataaataaataaaatatttataattaattaggtttatttttaattatgagaGCGTTTTTCCAGAATTATGGGTGCTCCATTTTGTTCAGTAGACACAGtatattttattctttcaaTGCCttcttttactaaaaaataattttaaaacagttatatatatatatatatatatatatatatatatatatatatataaatatatatatatatacatacatatacagtGGTGTGAAAAATATTAGaatccttaaaaaattttactgcaTTTTCAGTTTAAAGCATGGgtgttaaggttttttttaaaagtctaattaaaaaaaaaaaaattttgttatattactaGTTACATTTGtacaacgaaacataaaatattaactattttattaaaagttttttaaatttagggcaagtttgcataattttaattatttttaaaaatacacataaataataatttggtggctatttttatatattttatctttactaGTAAGTTTTAAATGATGGCAGATAAGTACCATTAAGACACTTTAAACAGATGACAAATATTCTATGATACATAGTACAAGTACAACTTCAAGACCAATGCCACTGCCTTAATTAAAGCAAAAGTTAGAGCCAAAgccttaataaaattttacttcaattttattttaagactgTTAAAATAGTAGTTTACAGTTAGTAAGTTTACACTATCCAAAAAACTTTATGTAGCTGAAACTTACCCTAAAATCCTCAGATTTTAGATTAAAAGTTGATCACAATAGCATCTgtcatattattttgattggCTTAGTGcaagaaaaacaaagataataTCAATACTTCTAACAGTTGTGTAAAGTTCTATCTAATCAATCAGGTTTATTTTTGTGACCAAGCAAGTAGCCACTGccaaataaaaacacaaatgtCTTTAGTAGGATATTATATGGCCTGCCATTAGTAGAACACAGTATAGACAAACAGAATTTGTTATGGCTTAACAttccttaaaaattttatggcCTAACATTCCTTAAAATTCCAGTTTGGAGCAAACCAAGTTGAATCACATTATTTTATCGCATTCATTCTTCTGTGCAACAACAATTTTACtcaattttacttattttttcttatatgcAACCTAGACCTTTAAAAAATAGAGTTCCTAATTTAAACTGTTTGCTACATTAGTTATCCAGAACATTTGTCATATGATCTACTTAACAATAACcctgataaaaaattttcaatcttCTGTGGCCTAGAAGTTCATCAGATTTGAATTcaatctaaagtttaaaaatagttaatattcAGAGAGCTTCACGGCATTAACAAACTTGCAAAATCTCATTGATTTTGCTTTAAttaatatttggaaaataaaaatgtttatgaccctaaaatttaaaaaatgtgtctaaaatttaaaaaacaacaacactaaaacatgttgaaaaatttgttaaactaaATTGTGTATTAATGAagtgtttgatttaaaaattataaaaggtttacaaattatttttcactaagtcatttttttatggtttttacgTTGTtgattctaatatttttgacaaCACTGTGTATATGTATTATTACAaacacaaattataaaaattacctCATCAATTCTATCTTTAGAGGCTCTAAAGAATATCactattattaattagaaaatcagaaaattaataaactatttcaaaaaaatttattatttcaaatttaccTTTCAAGAAGAGTGTCAGGTAAAGAAATATTAGCATCATACTTTAATTCTTTTTTGCAAGACTggacaaaaaaattgaagatatatttaattaattttaccaagcaatataattttattgaataaaatatttgatagaaaaatacAGCAATTATAACATACCAATACTTTTGTTGTTTCCTCCCTTTTCATAGTGTTTTCATTGGGATGCATTTGATtcatataagtaaaaaattgatcttttattagaaaaagtgtattgaaaagaaaagtattaaaaaagataGGAAGctgttttaacaactttacaCAAAAGTtctacatttttataatataaattttaaaacttaagttaaaaaagaaatttacaataaaaaaaaaaacttgaaaaaattaattgttaatttcgGTTTACTTGGACCCATGAGGACTTTCTTCTAAACCTATATGATGGTTTTCATTGTTCTCATTAGACACcataaaagtagttttttctATTCCAATGGTTGGcaaacacttattttaaaatgaattatatatatatatatatatatatatatatatatatatatatatatatatatatatatatatatatatatatatatatatatatatatatatatatatatatatataatatatacaaacatataaatataaaaactcaaattaatTACCTCCTCAACACTGATTTTAAagatctaaaaattatttagcttGTTAATAGAATAATTTTCAGTAAAAAGGTTACAAGCTaaagaacttaataaaattactcTTGAATCACATTATCGGAGTTCGCTTTTTTTTGCTTCATTGTCTTGATCTCTTTTATATCAATCATTAGGTTTTTCTTTTCACTCTGCACATAAAATCAGTGTGgcattttagtttatatttattgcatccttttaaacaaaaataaaattatcaaaactacCTCATCAATTTTTTCTTCAGTGGGTCTAAAGAATGTCACTTTCATAATTAGTTAGTGACAGAAAACAATTGAAGAACAACTATTTTAggaaataactaatttttaaattttaccttACAAGAAGAATGTCAGATAAAGAAACCATTGGTTCGTACTCTAATTCTAGTTTGCAAGACTAGACATAAATATATGAGATATTGACtaatttgattatttaacattgattaattaattatcccaaacaatataatttaaatgaataaaacattgtaaacaaaaatacaactGATGTAATACCAATACTTCTTCTGATTCCTTGAATAACACAGCCGGGGGCTGACGCAATTGAttcattaaactataaaattgaTCAATAAGTAGAAAAAGCAAATCAATGGTAAAGGAGAATTAACAAAAATagcttaattcaaaaaataaaatattttttaactcaagTCTGACATATTCACCCAAAATTTCGATATCTGTCAATATTAAGTTCaagctttgttaaaaaaaaaaagtaataaactataacaaaaaattagaaaataagtgAGACTAAATTTGGTTACTTTGTTGCAAGAGAACTTTCTTTCAAACCTACATCCTgaaagaaagaaatattttataaaaataagtttatgtttttataaaatttttataaataaaacccaaaaatttctgaataattacttttaaagaaagctgaaaaattttaactaactgaaatatatatacacacatatatgtgtgtatatatatttatatatacacacatatattttgtatgtgtatatatacacacacacacaaaatttatttttctttatttttttcttaatttagctTTAAGCTAATGGCTTTCTTAATTtctatgaaatatttaatatattttttataagactgaaaaaagctagaaaaaaaaacattgcaaaaatatatatttaaattagtattCACATAAAACTTTTTCGAAATCTGGAAAaattgaaagtttgaaaaaaccCAGATTTTTGGATaaatctagaaaattttttgcaactcttttcttttaaaaaaaaaaaaacagtttttattgatatCTAGGCATTTGAgggaaaaaatataaagtaaatgctaaatatgatttatttaaattttattcataatagttttcaaataaattttaaattatttgaaaaagctgACAATAAAAATACCTCTAACTGATTAGAACTTGAACACAACAAAACctttaaagcaattttattttaaaatgtttaaaaaaaataatatataagtatagaaaatttatctataataaATGCACAAATACACAAACCTCTGACACCTTTGTCAAAGAATGTTGTTTAAGAGGCTGAAAGtgaaatgaaacaaaaattaataaataaattttattaacttttacgctcttaaaagaattatttactaaataaaaaaacaactaggtTGTTAAAATACAAAAGATATATAGAGTAAACCTTTCCAAGTAATGACTCAAGTCATTAACTGTTAAT
This window contains:
- the LOC136083313 gene encoding uncharacterized protein LOC136083313, with the protein product MVVLKKLSICSRHLQSKRLNHFWSKESAQKALTYFNHRKRSSDIQILFQCPYQNCMAAVKRMDNHLKRVHNFKSSDPFYKKLLNSASKININNMPPNVISSPKQLFKKNSLTESKSASTCSSNDISMPLLHHADSNINFGHIISDINSLPNENKSIVLEKKSLLTEIIFSSEVSLNLSSTPYIANIPSTIASESDLSTSGSDDDSDELYIPEDNFILQLDANIEILLNNFKNFLIGPDNKRVSESACRTVRDVQRYFQLVSTAHFNNASNLFTIETIRDIYIPKLESKL